In Pongo pygmaeus isolate AG05252 chromosome 19, NHGRI_mPonPyg2-v2.0_pri, whole genome shotgun sequence, the genomic stretch CACTAAAGCCTGGTCATCACTGGGAGTTGAGGAGCTGGGGTTGACCATTCTTTGCTGTAATAATTTTAACTGTGGACAAATTCCTGGTGGGCAGCAAAGGTAGGTTGGGATCCTTGATGTACTCTTGGACCCAGTCGTCATTGGGGTTGGTGCAGACTTCTCGGTTCCTTTTGGTGACGAAGCTGCAGAGGCAGAATTAGACCGTCATGGGCTGCAGATTCGGTCAGGGGTCCGGTGCACACCCCCACCTCTGGTTCACATGGAGCTCACCTTATGTTCTTTAAAGCTTCCCTGGGCCTCTCCTGAGTGGGTTCCCTCAGACAGACTCTCTCTCTGGCCTCAGAACCACCTTACCATCCCTTCTCTCAGTCCCTTCTCTACTCAGCCTTGACCCTCAAGCTTGGGTTTCATAATGGACCACATAGCTAAAAGTGGCAAAATTAGGAATTAATCCCAGGCCCCTGAGAGCCAAAGGCCAAACCCTTAGCCACTACTCCACTGCTTCTAGCATGGAGACCTTAGCCATTACTCCACTGCTTCTAGCATGGAGACCTTAGCCATTACTCCGCTGCTTCTAGCATGGAGACCTCTTGGTCCCATGTATCTCATTCCTGCCCCTGGGCTCCCTGTCCCTCTCCACAGAAATATCTACAAGGATGTGCTTACATGATTGCTGGCAGGTGACAGTTGAGGGCCTTTCTGTATCCCACCAGCAGTCTCCTTGGCAACACTTTCTCATAATACTTCAGGCAGCAGGTGGCTGGGGTGTTTACCCACTCAGGAACTTCTGAAGGAATCACATTGCAAGCTGAGCCAGGGAAGCAGAGGGGACACCACAGctgcccacctctgtctcccaccaTTTGTGTTTCACTCCTCTGACAGCAAAGCCGTCTGTTAGAGGAGACCAATGATAGCTTGACTGGTAATGGAGAAAGTGCAAGAGATGAATCCCTTTGGGGGACATACATTTAGAACCCTTAGCTTCTGAGTTGAGTGTCAACTACAAATGACTTGGTTATTCACACTTGCCAAGGGACCAGGAGGAAGCTGGCTCACTCTTTTGTTTATTAGTGACTTGATCTGGCAAACATATGTTGAGCTAGTATTATATGCTGGGCTCTATGGGGGTAAAAACATGAGGAAGATACAGTCACTACCCTTAAGTAACTTACAGACTAGTCAGGGTTGAAAGAGaaattgaaaagttaaacaaacacTACCATAGAATGTGGTCCAGGATAGAACAGACTTTGGCATAAGGTGCTATGGGAACAGAATGAGGGGCCCCTAACCCATTCTTGGTGGTTGAGGAAGAAGTCTCAAAGCAAGTGAGGCCTGCATTGATTCGTAAAGGATGAGTAGGATTTAGACAcacagctggatgtggtggctcgtgcctgtaatcccagcactttgggaggctgaggtgggcggatcacctgaggtcagaagtttgagaccagcctggccaacatggtgaaaccttgtctctactaacaaaaattagccaggcatggtggcgcatgcctgtaatcccagctattcaggaggctgaggcaggagaatcacttaaaaccgggagtcagaggttgcggtgagccaagattgcgccactgcaccccagcctgggcgaaagagtgactccatctcaaaagaaaaaaaaaagggtttagACACACAAAGGACTGGTAGAATCTGGAAGAAAGAAATGCAGGAAAGCCTGAAGGTAGGGGAAGCTCAGTGTGTCTTGGGAGTGCTGGGCATTTTGGGTGGCTGGCATGCAAGGCAGGAAGGAATGAATGGGCAGAGATGAAACTAGAGAGAGAGAAGGGTCTGGTCACACACGTGCTGAGCTACTGAGGAATTTGGACTCTATCTTAGAGGTATCGGAGAGACGGAGGTTAGGGGGAAGAGTGAGAGAGTAGAGCCATTAGAGACAGAAGTTAGAGCAGGAGGAAAAGGTATATGATTTAGGCTTTGGGGTCAGACAGCTTGGGTTGGAATTTTTACTTGATTTGAATTTTGACTTGAATCATGGGCAAATTTCTTAATCTCCCTAGGTTTCAGTTTCCTAATCTATTAAGTGGGGGTAAATGATACTTGTATCCTAGGATCATGGTTAGAATTCGGTAAGAAAATGATTGGAAAGCCCTTAactcagagcctggcacacagaaaggCTCAATCAGTGCTTATTATAATTAAGAGCCAATGGTAGTAATGACTGCTCTTCTTGCCTTGGAAATGGctcttccctccctgccccccCATCTCTTTGATGTATGCAGGATACTGGACTTGATTGGTTATTGTCGCTGTGTTTCCTTTGAGCTGTCCTGACTACCCATCAACTGGGGATACTACACAAGAGGTCAGTCCAGAGATCTCTCCCAGCCCCCAAACCTTCAGCGTGCAAATCTTTTTGTAGCTTCACCCCTTTGCCTCCAGTGAGTGGCAAAGCTTGGGACATCTTGAGAGCACCATCTTGCTGATCCATGCTTTGGGTCggccattttctctttcttgaagcCTGAACCCACTGCACTGGCCTCATTGACTCTCCCAAAGAGTATTGTTTTCCCCTCCCACACAGTCCCTCTATAAGTGATGCTCATATCACTGGTCCTCAAAGCAAAGTTTACAAAGACCAGGGTCATCCTGAGAGTATGTGGGCAGATTACATGGTGCACTTGACCCTTGCTCCTTTGTGTTTACACAGGCAGTCAGGCCAGACTACATGCCAGGGTGACCTTAAGagagaaaagaggccaggcatggtggctcatacctgtaatcctagcactttgggaggccaagttgggcagatcacgaggccaggagttcgagaccagcctgaccaacatggtgaaaccccgtctctactaaaaatacaaaaattagctgggtgtggtggtgtgtgtctgtgatcccagctactcaggagactgaggcaggagaatcacttgaacccaggaggcggaggttgtggtgagctgagatcgcgccaccgcactccagcctgggcaacaagagcgaaactccatcacaaacaaaacaaaacaaaacaacaagcaaacaaacaaacaaaaaaaacaaaagagaaaagaatggctGGGGCAGCCTAGGGCAGGTACACGTCTTTGTGCCCCCACACCCATCACCAGGTCCTCATAAACGATGATAGAGGGTGGAGATATGGAGGGGCAAAACAAACCCCATCCTCCATAGGCCCCAATTCTCCCTTTCCCCACAGCTCTAAAACCTTTCAAcccctttcctcttttctgcAGATTTTATTTAGTCATAGGCTGGGGGATGGAGAAGGAGACCATAGATTCCCAAGCAGCCATTCCACTGGGACTCATTTTGGTTGTCTGATAGTCCCAGGAACCTGTGCCAGCCATGTTGAGGAAGGGGTGTCTCGGTTCAGACTCCCAGTTCCTGGGCTTGGACCCACATGATTGTTTGAACCTTCCTTCCTCTCGCCACTCATTCTTCCAGGGCACCTgccacttttctttctcatccGCGTGCCTCCCCATCCCTTTCATTGCATGCACTTCTTGTTGCATTTTCTGCTGCTTTCTTGGCCTCTCCTCCTGAATGATCATTCCTGCTCACCACGCTTGGGACTCCTGAGGAAATGGTGACCCAGTTTCCTGGAACTACTTACCCCAGAAAGATCCGGACCAACCCCAGCTCTACTTACAAAGGAGAGAATTGGAGGTCAGGAGCTATGCATGAAGGTGGGGAGAGCCCACAGGGTCTTATGAGGCCAGAGACCCCACAGCGCCCTTGGCACCACCTCCCTGCCAGCTGCTCCATCCCCCTTTCTCGTTCCTGCCCTACAGAGACAAGTGGACTCACTTGGCTGGCTGCAAGAAGCAGAAGTAATGATAAGGATGAGGACAAGGAGAGACAGGGCAGCCTCGGAGACCTTCATCCTCTCAGCAGGGCAGTACAGCTTCAGGGAGAGCCGAATGAAGATGTTGTCTGCTGCTGGTGGTCCGCTTGCCAACTACTCAGCTCTCTGGACCTTGACCACATCAGAGCCGGTAGAGGAGGAGAAACAACAGGCCTCAGTGTTTGCTGAAACAGAGGGCAGCAGAGGATGGGACTTGGTGCAGAATTGAATTCAGTAGAATCTGAATTCACGTGAAGAAATGGGCAAACGTGTGTCAGCTACCTTATATGCCCTGTCTTATATAATCCTTAAAATAGTGAAGTAGTGATTATTACTTCCCTGGGACTACTGAGGCTTAGAGGCTAAATAAATTGTCCAAGGTCACCTGGGTGGATAGGCAGGATGAAAAACCAGATCTGtttgatttcaccatgttacctgCCACCATCTGTATGTTGGGGAAGGACAGGCAGGGTTGAACCATCCCAGCTTCCCCCAGGTGATCAGTCTTGGGGAGAATGAGCACAAAGCAGGATTACAGAGCCCAGACTGAGGCAAGCGTAGGGCTTAGTTGCCTCTAAGAAGGATATGCCCCCTCCCAGTCCAAGGCCACATGATTGAACTCACACTCTTTCATGTCACAGCGTATGCTaatactccaaaaaaaaaaaaaaaaatgtgcctgATCCTTGGGTCCCCATTTGTTGCTGGACCATTTGACTTATTTGTCAATGTTTTTATTCATCTCTTTGGACCTCAGACTTTGGACTGATTTTTAGGTGTAGCCAGCCCGCTGATCCCTCCTGGGTGCCCCCGTGGCCAACCATGACCAGCAGGGGACACTCCAACTCTGTGCACCTGACAACCTGCGTCTGTGCTCCAGAACTCCAGCTTCCGCCCCTCTGGCCTGGGCTCTGGCTGGACCTGTCCCACAGCCTCCTCTCTCTTCAGGTGCCTCAGGACCCTTTTCCACATTGAAAGCTGCATTTAGAGAAGAGATCAAAGATATAAGGGATTTTGCTGTTGATGGACAGCGAGCTTTAGAGGCATAGGTGATGTGTTTCAGGCGTTGAGGGCagtgggaggcaggggcagaaACAGGGACTGTGCAGATCCTTATGGGGCTTTCTGCTTGGCATGACTGCTCATAGATAGGTTAACCATATAATGCAGTTGGTCCTGGTGGGTTCAAGGCTTCACCTGTGGTGAAGCTGTGGCTTTTTGTGAGGTACGTATATGGGGCATCCTCTTGACCTCTCTTTATGGAGGTGACAAGGCCTGAGAAGCCTGGTTGTAACTTTGGCATGCAGGCCCCCATATGGCCCTTACTGTGGCTCACAAGCCCTTATCTGTGGAAAGCTGGAGGCCAGGAAAGGGTGGTCATAATCCCTACTCTGGGCAAGCTCTTATTCAAAGCACACAGAGCTCCTCCTTGGGCCCTGAAGATGGGTTTGAGAGCTTATTCTTGGAGCATAGACCTCCTCTTGATTCCTGTCTTATTCcatctgtccctccctccctccctccctatttctctccatccatccatccatccatccatccatccatccatccatccatccattcctccctccctccctcccttcatccctccctccttaccgtcctccatccctccctctctccatccctccctcccttcatccttccatccacccattcctcccttccttcatccatccatccatccatttcctGAACACCTGGTATGGGCCAGGCTCTCTGCTAAGCCTTCTAGGGgataaaaaaattagtaaaacaaTATAGTATAATCTGGTGTATGTAAGCGAAGAGGAGGGATTGGGTAAAATGTCTTCATGAATCATTCCTATTCCAGACAGCAGTGAAGAAAGGCCTTGGAAACAGCACAGAAAGAAAGGACTATGGAGTTTGAATGCTATAGAGAGCCCTTTGTGAAGTGTTACCTAAAAAATCAAATGATGATTCCTAGCTTTTACACTTGTCATGAAgcttaaataagataatgcatacaGACTGCCTAGCAGAGTGCTTGGAGTATAGAAAGCATTAAGAAAATGGGGTCTGCTACTGATGTGGTTGAGGAGGAGACAGTCTTTACActgcttttctttctcactttctgctTCTCACTACCTGCATTGCGGGCCTGACCTATTTTTTGTACCAGTCTCCAGCGAAACTTCTGCAGAGCGA encodes the following:
- the CCL16 gene encoding C-C motif chemokine 16, yielding MKVSEAALSLLVLILIITSASCSQPKVPEWVNTPATCCLKYYEKVLPRRLLVGYRKALNCHLPAIIFVTKRNREVCTNPNDDWVQEYIKDPNLPLLPTRNLSTVKIITAKNGQPQLLNSQ